In a genomic window of Punica granatum isolate Tunisia-2019 chromosome 6, ASM765513v2, whole genome shotgun sequence:
- the LOC116211459 gene encoding hexokinase-3-like, whose translation MGRAAAAAAVLAAAAACAVAGVAVGRRVSSRRKWGRVIDVLKELEEGCDTPVGRLKQVVDAVAVEMHAGLASEGGSKLRMLLTFVDNLPSGREKGTFYALDLGGTYFRVLRVQLGGQRSSILSHDVERQPIPEHLMTGRTKDLFDFIASVFKQFVEREESGSGYPLDRRRDLGFTFSFPVKQTSVSSGILMKWTKGFAIEDMVGKEVVACLQEAFTRNGLDVRVAALVNDTVGTLALGHYHDADTVAAVIIGTGTNACYVERTDAIIKCQGLLTTSGGMVVNMEWGNFWSSHLPRTSYDVDLDADSPNPNDQGFEKMISGMYLGEIVRRVILRMTLESDIFGPVSSKLSIPFILRTPLMAAMHEDDSPDLTEVERILRDILEVRDVPLKVRKLAVNVCDVVTRRAARLAAAGIVGILKKIGRDGSGGIVSGRSRPDTRMRRTVVAIEGGLYTNYGMFREYLNEAVVEILGEEVAQHVILRETEDGSGIGAALLAASNSSRNVDTVQML comes from the exons ATGGGGagggcggcggcggcggcggcggtcCTGGCAGCTGCGGCGGCGTGCGCTGTGGCTGGTGTAGCGGTGGGGAGGCGGGTGAGCAGCAGGAGGAAGTGGGGTCGCGTGATAGATGTGTTGAAGGAGCTTGAAGAGGGCTGCGACACTCCGGTGGGGAGGCTGAAGCAGGTAGTGGACGCGGTGGCGGTTGAGATGCACGCGGGCTTGGCCTCCGAAGGCGGCTCCAAGCTGCGAATGTTGCTCACCTTCGTCGATAATCTTCCAAGCGG gagagagaaaggaacATTTTATGCTTTGGACCTCGGTGGCACTTACTTTAGGGTCTTGCGGGTTCAGCTAGGAGGACAAAGGTCTTCCATCCTTTCACATGATGTGGAACGACAGCCTATTCCTGAACATCTCATGACTGGTAGAACCAAG GATCTTTTTGATTTTATTGCTTCTGTATTCAAGCAATTTGttgaaagagaagaaagtggTTCTGGATATCCATTGGACAGAAGAAGAGATCTCGGATTTACGTTCTCTTTCCCTGTGAAGCAAACTTCTGTTTCATCTGGTATTCTAATGAAATGGACTAAAGGGTTTGCCATTGAAGACATG GTGGGAAAAGAGGTCGTTGCATGTTTGCAGGAGGCATTCACGAGAAACGGCCTAGATGTCCGGGTTGCTGCACTG GTAAATGACACAGTGGGAACATTAGCTCTCGGACATTATCATGACGCAGACACTGTTGCGGCAGTGATAATTGGAACTGGTACAAATGCCTGTTATGTGGAGAGGACCGACGCGATTATTAAATGCCAGGGGCTTCTTACAACTTCAGGAGGCATG GTTGTCAATATGGAGTGGGGAAATTTTTGGTCATCTCATTTGCCTAGAACTTCGTATGATGTTGATTTGGATGCTGACAGTCCTAATCCAAATGACCAG GGCTTTGAGAAAATGATATCAGGAATGTACCTCGGTGAAATTGTAAGGAGAGTTATACTCAGGATGACCCTAGAATCAGATATTTTTGGGCCTGTTTCTTCCAAGTTGTCCATCCCCTTTATATTGAg GACGCCATTGATGGCAGCAATGCACGAGGATGACTCCCCCGATTTAACAGAGGTGGAAAGAATCTTGAGAGACATTCTCGAG GTCCGAGACGTACCGCTTAAAGTACGGAAACTGGCGGTAAATGTCTGTGATGTGGTGACCCGGAGAGCTGCTCGATTAGCTGCTGCAGGGATTGTCGGGATTCTGAAGAAGATTGGTCGGGATGGTAGTGGAGGGATCGTAAGTGGGAGGAGTAGACCCGACACTAGGATGAGGAGAACAGTCGTAGCAATTGAAGGTGGCTTGTACACGAACTATGGGATGTTCAGGGAGTACTTAAACGAGGCCGTGGTCGAAATCTTGGGGGAAGAAGTGGCACAACATGTAATCTTGAGGGAAACAGAGGATGGATCGGGAATCGGAGCAGCCCTGCTCGCGGCCTCAAACTCGTCCAGAAATGTGGATACCGTACAGATGCTATAA
- the LOC116211220 gene encoding uncharacterized protein LOC116211220 yields MARALVHFRSCCDRAFKLRASAGDAEQKAWPVGLPDKARGARVLVLGGTGRVGGSTATALSKLCPELRIFVGGRNRDKGAAMVATLGKNSEFAQVDINDADSLEAVLKDVDLVVHAAGPFQQSSSCPVLEAAIATKTAYIDVCDDTNHAFRAKSFSNKAKAANIPAITTAGIYPGVSNVMAAELVRTAKTESKGEMERLRFYYYTAGTGGAGPTILATSFLLLGEEVIAYNKGERIKLKPYSGALNIDFGKGVGKRDVYLLNLPEVRTAHEVHGIPTVSARFGTAPFFWNWGMEAMVNLLPPEYLRDRSKVQQLVQLFDPVVRAIDGFAGERVSMRVDLECSDGRNTIGIFTHRRLSVSVGFAIAAFALAVLEGSTQPGVWFPEEPEGIAIDAREVLLHRAAEGTINFVMNKPPWMVETEPKELGLGIYV; encoded by the exons ATGGCGCGGGCTCTGGTCCATTTTCGTAGCTGCTGTGACCGAGCCTTCAAGCTCAGAGCATCTGCGGGGGACGCCGAGCAGAAGGCCTGGCCCGTCGGTCTTCCTGACAAGGCTCGTGGTGCCCGGGTTCTGGTCCTGGGCGGCACAGGTCGGGTTGGGGGCTCCACTGCCACTGCCCTCTCCAAGCTCTGCCCCGAGCTACGGATTTTTGTCGGTGGTCGGAACAG GGACAAAGGGGCTGCTATGGTGGCTACACTGGGGAAGAATTCCGAGTTTGCGCAAGTTGACATCAATGATGCGGATTCCTTGGAAGCAGTCCTCAAGG ATGTTGATCTCGTAGTTCATGCTGCCGGACCTTTCCAGCAGAGTAGCAGCTGCCCAGTTCTTGAGGCTGCCATAGCGACCAAG ACGGCATATATTGATGTCTGTGATGACACTAACCACGCATTTCGGGCAAAGTCCTTTAGCAACAAAGCAAAAGCAGCAAATATTCCGGCCATAACAACTGCCGGAATTTACCCGGGAGTGAGCAATG TTATGGCTGCTGAGCTTGTTCGCACCGCAAAAACTGAGAGCAAGGGTGAGATGGAGAGGCTAAG ATTCTATTACTATACTGCAGGAACTGGTGGCGCCGGTCCTACAATTTTGGCTACGAGCTTTTTACTTCTTGGAGAAGAGGTTATTGCATATAATAAAG GTGAAAGGATTAAGTTAAAGCCATACAGTGGAGCCCTGAACATCGACTTTGGGAAGGGGGTCGGGAAGAGAGATGTTTATCTCCT GAATTTGCCCGAAGTAAGGACTGCACACGAAGTCCATGGAATACCTACTGTCAGTGCGCGGTTTGGAACTGCACCCTTTTTCTGGAACTGGGGAATGGAAGCAATGGTCAATCTCCTTCCTCCG GAATATTTAAGAGATCGAAGCAAGGTCCAGCAGTTGGTTCAACTATTTGACCCCGTGGTTCGAGCAATTGACGGGTTTGCTGGAGAGCGTGTGTCAATGAGG GTTGACTTGGAGTGCTCTGATGGGCGCAATACGATTGGTATATTTACCCACAGAAGGCTGTCAGT GTCAGTGGGATTTGCAATTGCTGCATTCGCTCTTGCAGTTCTTGAGGGCAGCACACAGCCTGGGGTGTGGTTTCCGGAAGAG CCTGAAGGAATTGCAATAGATGCGAGGGAAGTTCTTCTCCACCGTGCTGCTGAAGGAACTATTAATTTTGTGATGAACAA ACCGCCGTGGATGGTGGAGACAGAACCGAAGGAGTTGGGATTAGGAATATATGTATGA